One genomic window of Glycine soja cultivar W05 chromosome 9, ASM419377v2, whole genome shotgun sequence includes the following:
- the LOC114425579 gene encoding 60S ribosomal protein L7-2-like, giving the protein MGEAKALVPESVVKKEKRNEEWALEKKQELDAAKKKRFETRKLIFNRAKQYSKEYDEQQKELIRLKREAKLKGGFYVEPEAKLLFIIRIRGINAMDPKTRKILQLLRLRQIFNGVFLKVNKATVNMLHRVEPYVTYGYPNLKSVKELIYKRGYGKVNKQRIALNDNSIVEQTLGKHGIICVEDLIHEILTVGPHFKEANNFLWPFKLKAPLGGLEKKRNHYVEGGDAGNREDYINELIRRMN; this is encoded by the exons ATGGGCGAAGCGAAGGCGTTGGTTCCGGAATCGGTGgtgaagaaggagaagaggaaCGAGGAGTGGGCTTTGGAGAAGAAGCAGGAACTCGATGCCGCAAAGAAAAAGAGGTTCGAAACGCGGAAGCTGATTTTTAACAGAGCCAAACAGTACTCAAAGGAATACGACGAGCag CAAAAGGAGTTGATTAGGTTGAAGCGTGAAGCCAAGCTTAAGGGAGGGTTTTATGTTGAACCTGAAGCTAAGCTCTTGTTCATCATCAGGATCCGtgg TATCAATGCCATGGATCCTAAAACAAGGAAGATTCTGCAGCTTCTGCGTTTGAGACAG ATTTTTAATGGCGTCTTTCTTAAAGTGAACAAAGCTACCGTGAATATGCTGCATAGGGTAGAGCCTTATGTTACCTATGG GTACCCTAATTTGAAGAGTGTAAAAGAATTGATCTACAAGAGGGGCTATGGAAAAGTTAACAAGCAGAGAATTGCCTTAAATGACAACTCTATTGTTGAACAG ACTTTGGGGAAGCATGGGATCATTTGCGTTGAAGATCTGATCCATGAGATATTGACTGTTGGACCTCATTTCAAGGAGGCCAACAATTTTCTGTGGCCTTTTAAGCTCAAAGCTCCCCTTGGTGGTttggagaagaaaagaaatcattaTGTTGAAGGAGGTGATGCTGGCAACAGGGAGGATTACATAAATGAGCTTATTAGAAGGatgaattag